One window of the Salvia splendens isolate huo1 chromosome 1, SspV2, whole genome shotgun sequence genome contains the following:
- the LOC121805632 gene encoding nifU-like protein 1, chloroplastic translates to MASMAATARSTFTAGAIISSFKSSKVESIGFQSIKPLNIRRLKQNHRRVYVVKASASGLYSAENLELTVENVDKVLDSVRPYLITDGGNVDVVSVDNGVVSLKLQGACESCPSSTTTMKMGIERVLKEKFGDDIKDIRQVYDEQITETTVEAVNNHLEILRPAIKNYGGSVQVLSVKGGDCTVRYVGPDSIGSGVKAAIKERFPDIANVELTN, encoded by the exons ATGGCATCCATGGCGGCGACGGCGAGGTCAACCTTCACAGCCGGAGCTATAATCTCGTCTTTCAAATCTTCGAAGGTCGAATCCATCGGATTTCAGTCAATCAAACCGCTCAATATCAGGCGGTTGAAACAAAATCATCGGAGAGTTTATGTTGTGAAAGCATCGGCCTCTGGACTATACTCCGCCGAGAATCTCGAGCTAACTGTGGAAAACGTAGACAAGGTTCTCGACAGCGTCCGGCCGTACTTGATCACCGACGGCGGGAACGTCGATGTCGTGTCGGTTGATAACGGCGTCGTCTCTCTCAAGCTCCAGG GAGCTTGTGAAAGCTGCCCTAGTTCAACCACAACAATGAAAATGGGAATTGAAAGAGTTCTTAAGGAGAAATTTGGAGATGATATCAAAGATATACGTCAAGTATACGACGAGCAGATCACTGAAACTACCGTTGAG GCAGTGAACAATCATCTAGAGATATTAAGACCAGCCATCAAAAACTATGGTGGGAGTGTGCAAGTGTTGTCTGTCAAAGGCGGGGACTGCACTGTGAGGTATGTCGGGCCTGACTCTATTGGTTCAGGGGTCAAAGCAGCCATCAAGGAGAGGTTCCCTGACATTGCCAATGTCGAACTCACCAACTAG
- the LOC121805640 gene encoding SWR1-complex protein 4-like, producing MDAKDILGLPKNTLSMQEKKSKPPKESQRKPDGISREVYALTGGLAPLMPAIDANHLRRKVQTENEKITWQWLPFSNSARKDNLQLYHWVRVVNSVPPTGDYSFAKYNKSVDVIKYTDEEYEKHLTDNTWTKEETDQLFDLCERFDLRFVLIADRFPSSKTVEELKDRYYSVSRAILTARASSPGEVSGHPLLKEPYNVSQETERKRALSLLLSHTKQQERKDVEVIAHAKRITEARKAIKASQEPPVPALSESEPVNADKDDLTADTTAPCINPQFLSANPVSETATAVASLHMLRVYLRTYALDQMVQAVSSSAGLRTIKRVEQTLQDLGVNLKPKVPTKAVCAEHLELRKEILTLLNLQKQLQYKEAEGSSFRDSSYAETPGTPPKQSQRAADLDRTFTPESLQIGGERFVKREQKRKGPGRSSDAPSSPAQSKRPRKYNASDLLNIYM from the exons ATGGACGCGAAGGATATATTAGGATTGCCGAAGAATACATTGTCTATGCAGGAGAAGAAGTCGAAGCCTCCTAAAGAATCTCAGAGGAAACCGGATGGCATTTCGCGCGAG GTTTACGCTCTGACAGGGGGGTTGGCACCTCTGATGCCCGCCATTGATGCTAATCACTTGAGGCGAAAAGTGCAGACCGAAAATGAGAAG ATTACTTGGCAGTGGCTCCCATTTTCAAATTCTGCCCGGAAAGATAATCTGCAGCTTTACCATTGG GTTCGAGTGGTAAATAGTGTTCCGCCAACCGGTGATTATTCATTTGCCAAATATAACAAA TCTGTTGATGTGATCAAGTACACTGACGAAGAGTATGAGAAACATTTGACTGATAAT ACATGGACAAAGGAAGAGACAGATCAACTGTTTGACCTATGTGAGCGGTTTGATCTCCGCTTCGTCCTGATAGCAGATAGGTTCCCATCCTCAAAAACTGTGGAGGAACTTAAAGATCGTTATTATAGTG TATCTCGTGCAATCTTGACTGCTAGGGCCTCATCTCCTGGTGAAGTCTCTGGACATCCCCTTCTTAAGG AACCTTACAATGTTTCTCAAGAAACTGAGCGCAAGCGTGCATTGAGTTTACTGCTATCTCATACGAAGCAGCAAGAGCGAAAGGATGTTGAG GTTATTGCTCATGCCAAAAGAATAACTGAGGCTCGGAAAGCTATAAAG GCTTCTCAGGAGCCACCGGTGCCTGCCTTGTCAGAGAGTGAACCAGTTAATGCTGACAAAGATGACTTGACTGCTGATACCACAGCTCCTTGCATAAACCCTCAGTTTCTGTCAGCAAATCCAGTGTCAGAAACTGCTACAGCTGTGGCTTCTCTTCACATG CTACGTGTATATTTGCGGACTTATGCACTTGATCAAATGGTGCAAGCTGTAAGTTCTTCAGCAGGACTCCGGACCATCAAGCGGGTAGAGCAGACCTTACAAGATCTTGGG GTGAACTTGAAACCAAAAGTCCCCACGAAGGCTGTGTGTGCTGAGCATCTTGAACTAAGAAAGGAGATATTGACTCTATTAAATCTTCAGAAACAG CTGCAATACAAGGAAGCTGAAGGTTCATCATTTCGTGACAGTTCATATGCTGAAACTCCTGGTACACCTCCCAAG CAATCACAGCGAGCTGCAGATCTTGATCGAACATTCACACCTGAATCATTGCAGATTGGTG GGGAAAGATTCGTTAAAAGGGAGCAGAAGCGCAAG GGTCCGGGACGATCATCGGATGCTCCATCTTCCCCAGCTCAGTCCAAAAGACCACGAAAGTATAATGCTTCtgatttattaaatatatacatgtga